The following nucleotide sequence is from Synergistes jonesii.
CGCTGTGCTCGCGGTAGACCCTTCGAGCTCGCTTACAAGGGGCAGCATACTCGGAGACAAGACGCGCATGGAGAACCTTGCGCGGCAGAAAAACGCTTTTATCAGACCCTCTCCCTCCGGCGGTTCGCTGGGCGGCGTCACGAGAAAAAGCCGCGAAACGATGCTGCTCTGCGAAGCTGCCGGCTACGACACGATACTTGTGGAAACGGTGGGGGTCGGGCAAAGCGAAACGATGGTGCGCCAGATGGTCGATTACTTTCTCGTCATCGTCATCACAGGCGCCGGCGACGAGCTTCAGGGCATAAAAAAGGGAATAATCGAGCTGGCTGACAGCATACTCGTCAACAAAGCCGACGGCGACAACAAAATGAAGGCCCTGATGGCGCGCGCCGATTACGAGCAGATACTCCACTATCTGCGCCAGCCTACCGAAGGCTGGAAGACGAAGGCATACACCTGTTCGTCGATCACCGGCGAAGGTATACCGGAGATGTGGAGCGTAATAGAAGATTTCCGTGAGAACGTCACGAAGTCGGGAATCTTCATAAAGCGGCGCAAAGAACAAACAATCGAATGGGTCCGCGCGATGGCCGGCGAATATCTTCAAAACAGGATAGCCCGCTGCGCGGAGCTCACAAAATGCAGGGAAGAGATAGAAAGGAGAGTGATCGAGGGGGCAATTACTCCGACGTCTGCGGCCAAAGCGCTGACGGCGTCAATGGAAAGGCTGCTCTTCACAAACGCACGCGAAACATAACGGACTGAAAAACCACACACACTGTCAAATCCAAGGCGGCGCGCGTCGGTCCGCACAACCGGCGCGCCGCGGCCGAGGAAAAGCTTATAAGGTTTTATTATTTTTTATTTTTGCGGCACAACGGCGGCCGAAGCACAATTCCTGCGCGGAAGGCCGCGGTAGAACAAGCTATCTTGGCGGGATAGCGCAGTATCCCGCCTTCTTGGATAGAGCCGTCTCTCCTTAAGCGCTCCGCCGGCTTCGTCAGCCGGCGGAGCGCTTCCATTTCATAAACGTCCCGCTCCTTCCCCCGGCTTGCATCAGCGGCGTCGCGCCATTTGACAAATAACGGGGGCAATGATATTTTTTATACTGTAAAAGTTGAATATTTTCTGCGGAGTATGGGAATCCGGTCAAAAGCCGGAACGGCCCCTGCCGCCGTGATCGGGACGAAAGCGCATAATGCCATTGCATACAGCGAGAAGGCGCGCGATTAGGATGAACGTAAGTCGGAAAACCTGCTGCGGAGAACTTGGCTTTAGCGCGCAGGAGGTGCGGGGCAGCGGCTGACCGTGAGAACGATACGCGGGAGACGATGCGAAATCCTCCCGCGTATATTTATTCACGGAGGTCGTTCTCTTGCGACACAAAGCGCGCGTCATTTCATTTTTCATCGCCTTATCGCTTATCTGCACGGCTCCGCCTTACGCCGGCGAGGGCGCGGCTGAAGAGATTCAGCTGCCGGAGGAAGAGGTGACGGCGGCGGCGGAAGAAGACGCATCTCTCTTATCCCCCGGCACTGTCTCCGTGGTCAGGCCCGAAGAGATGGAGGGCGAGCACAAAAACCTGCCGGAGCTGTTGAAAGAAGTTCCCGGCCTTCACGTCGTCGAGAGCAAGGGGCGCGGCGCCTACACTGTCGCGTCGGTGCGCGGCAGCACCGCCGCCGAGGTCTCCGTCTTCGTCGACGGGGTCCTGATGAATTTAGGCGGGGAATCTGCAGTAGACCTCTCGGCGATTCCCACGGCGAACGTCGAGAGGATAGAAATCTATCGCGGCTATGTCCCGGC
It contains:
- the meaB gene encoding methylmalonyl Co-A mutase-associated GTPase MeaB, whose product is MGTESLSAAKRTGRLEWQPEDAGSEYACSVMPGVPLSPDCNVQAQRGGQALPLRSALTAEDYANGIIAGDRVTLSRAITVIESNAPKHFELGQEIIQRILPYSGGAMRVGVTGVPGAGKSTFIEAFGTYLTKNGHKVAVLAVDPSSSLTRGSILGDKTRMENLARQKNAFIRPSPSGGSLGGVTRKSRETMLLCEAAGYDTILVETVGVGQSETMVRQMVDYFLVIVITGAGDELQGIKKGIIELADSILVNKADGDNKMKALMARADYEQILHYLRQPTEGWKTKAYTCSSITGEGIPEMWSVIEDFRENVTKSGIFIKRRKEQTIEWVRAMAGEYLQNRIARCAELTKCREEIERRVIEGAITPTSAAKALTASMERLLFTNARET